From the Acetobacter aceti genome, one window contains:
- a CDS encoding fumarylacetoacetate hydrolase family protein: MRFLHFIQNGIRGIAVNDPADAGAGFRGFTTEDQHFPGFLDDLLRAEADLHEVQRILRGGRTIDLGNIVFLPPILRPSKIVCVGLNYADHVRETNLRAPDYPELFARFSTSLTGHEAPILRPRESTQLDFESELAFVIGRRGRRIAHANALDHVAGYSIFNDATLRDFQFRTPQWTVGKNFDSTGACGPWMVTPEDLPPGASGLAITGRLNGEVMQSSNTGMLIFDVAKLIELVSAIMTLEAGDIFITGTPGGVGLGRNPKVYMSPGDRFEVEIESIGTLANTIVED; this comes from the coding sequence ATGCGTTTTCTGCATTTTATACAAAACGGTATTCGGGGAATAGCCGTGAACGATCCGGCGGATGCCGGGGCGGGATTCCGTGGGTTCACCACCGAGGATCAGCATTTCCCTGGCTTCCTCGACGATCTTCTCAGGGCAGAGGCGGATCTTCACGAAGTCCAGCGGATACTGCGCGGCGGTCGTACGATCGATCTCGGAAATATTGTGTTTCTGCCACCGATCCTGCGACCTTCGAAAATTGTCTGTGTTGGCCTGAACTATGCGGATCATGTCCGGGAAACAAACCTCAGGGCGCCGGACTACCCGGAGCTTTTTGCGCGGTTCTCGACCAGTCTCACCGGACACGAGGCGCCGATCCTGCGTCCGAGGGAGTCGACACAACTCGATTTCGAGTCGGAACTGGCATTCGTGATCGGGCGACGGGGCCGGCGGATCGCGCATGCCAACGCGCTTGACCATGTTGCGGGCTATTCGATTTTCAATGATGCGACCTTACGCGATTTTCAGTTCCGTACGCCGCAATGGACAGTCGGCAAGAATTTCGACTCAACGGGTGCTTGCGGTCCCTGGATGGTAACACCTGAGGATCTTCCTCCCGGGGCGAGCGGACTGGCCATTACCGGGCGTCTGAACGGGGAGGTCATGCAGAGTTCAAACACTGGCATGCTGATTTTCGACGTCGCAAAATTGATCGAACTTGTCAGTGCAATTATGACGCTCGAAGCGGGCGACATCTTCATCACGGGAACTCCGGGAGGGGTCGGTCTCGGCCGAAATCCTAAAGTCTATATGTCTCCCGGCGACCGTTTTGAGGTGGAGATCGAGTCAATTGGAACGCTTGCCAACACTATCGTAGAGGATTGA